A portion of the Ferrimonas lipolytica genome contains these proteins:
- a CDS encoding AAA family ATPase codes for MTQSQGATQTNAQFDSGALQPLCADLAKRILDFCDGDEDALSELKLADAKQLFLLPESLQKNQFKTQIISAWQRDKLILPSATHNTQSALAAIGRVATELKLSALEHQILELIVITALSAPLQSMLAGQDGEPLAQLAGLSGINKQILLELFEQQPILVQLDWLKQPQSSSYHSFEYCIQLDESEAWSIVNYPGNQLLKLLVPTMQTVTDPAHLPLTAFDEDTATLCFRYLQGAQQQGQPGANILLFGPPGTGKTSFSCTLANALKRPLFSIDSISVDLDSTELCNGNKRLRDMSNFYRLQGRHTNGLLLIDECEDLFPESLGNRDSVKAKLHPLLESNPLPAIWITNEILDIPDSCLRRFGLVLELKPGNCEFKLRRFRKISRGLRLSQKFLLELAKEQTVTVGHLSKYVQSAKLAMLSGRAAESFIGNQLSTILQLSKQKPKPTYQPAVSFNPAVLNYNGPALEKMLPQVQKIGQANLLLEGPPGTGKTALAHYIAQQLSRPIVAKTASDLLDKYVGGTETKLAQAFAAARQSRAILLLDEIDSLLSDRHGHQHSWETTQVNELLVQIERFDGILIASTNFAEHLDPAVRRRFDAVLQFDYLTKQAIRTLFTNQFGPQAYGKHQRALDSLSFLTTGDFAVIRRRIERLEPDLSAEQALIELTVINKNKGHKAPVGFVA; via the coding sequence GTGACTCAATCCCAAGGTGCCACTCAAACTAATGCACAATTTGATAGCGGTGCATTACAACCACTTTGTGCCGATCTCGCCAAGCGTATTTTAGACTTCTGCGACGGCGATGAAGACGCACTCAGCGAGCTAAAACTTGCCGATGCCAAACAGCTGTTTTTGCTACCCGAATCACTACAAAAAAATCAATTTAAAACTCAGATCATTTCCGCTTGGCAGCGGGATAAATTGATTCTCCCCAGCGCCACGCACAACACCCAATCAGCCCTCGCCGCCATCGGCCGAGTTGCCACAGAATTAAAGCTATCGGCGTTGGAGCACCAAATCCTTGAGTTGATCGTAATAACCGCTTTATCAGCGCCACTACAATCTATGCTGGCGGGTCAAGATGGCGAGCCATTAGCTCAACTGGCGGGTCTTAGCGGCATCAACAAACAGATATTGCTTGAGTTATTTGAACAGCAACCGATTCTGGTACAACTCGATTGGCTTAAGCAGCCTCAGAGCAGTTCCTACCACAGCTTTGAATACTGCATTCAACTGGATGAAAGTGAAGCGTGGTCCATTGTTAATTATCCAGGAAATCAGTTACTAAAATTGCTTGTGCCCACTATGCAGACCGTAACCGATCCGGCGCACTTACCATTAACCGCATTCGATGAAGACACCGCGACATTATGCTTCCGCTATCTACAAGGTGCGCAACAACAGGGTCAACCGGGGGCCAACATTCTATTGTTTGGGCCTCCTGGCACAGGCAAAACCAGCTTTAGCTGCACCCTAGCCAACGCATTGAAACGGCCACTGTTCAGCATCGACAGCATAAGTGTAGATCTCGACAGCACCGAACTATGCAACGGCAATAAACGCCTGCGCGACATGAGTAATTTCTATCGGTTGCAAGGCCGGCATACCAATGGATTGTTACTGATTGATGAATGCGAAGACCTATTCCCTGAGTCGCTAGGCAACCGTGATTCAGTTAAAGCAAAGTTGCACCCGTTGCTAGAGAGCAACCCACTGCCAGCCATCTGGATCACCAACGAAATTTTGGATATTCCTGACAGCTGCTTACGTCGCTTCGGACTGGTATTGGAACTGAAACCTGGCAATTGCGAATTCAAGCTCAGACGCTTTCGTAAAATCAGTCGCGGCCTGCGCCTGTCTCAGAAATTCCTGCTTGAACTCGCCAAAGAACAAACCGTAACCGTGGGCCACCTTAGCAAGTATGTGCAGTCAGCCAAGCTTGCAATGCTATCGGGTCGCGCTGCGGAGTCTTTCATTGGTAACCAACTAAGCACTATCTTGCAGCTGAGTAAGCAAAAGCCAAAACCAACCTACCAACCGGCTGTATCTTTTAACCCAGCAGTACTCAATTACAACGGCCCAGCATTGGAAAAAATGCTACCCCAAGTACAAAAGATCGGCCAAGCCAACCTGTTGTTAGAGGGGCCACCAGGGACAGGAAAAACCGCTTTAGCGCACTATATCGCACAGCAATTATCACGACCTATTGTTGCTAAAACTGCATCTGATCTGCTCGACAAGTACGTTGGTGGAACTGAAACCAAATTAGCGCAAGCCTTTGCTGCTGCACGGCAATCTCGTGCGATTCTATTGCTTGATGAAATCGACAGCTTGTTGTCTGACCGCCATGGCCATCAGCACAGCTGGGAGACGACGCAGGTGAATGAATTACTGGTGCAGATCGAACGCTTTGACGGCATATTGATTGCCTCCACCAACTTTGCAGAACACCTCGACCCCGCAGTTCGACGCCGCTTTGACGCAGTGCTGCAATTCGATTACTTAACCAAGCAAGCTATACGCACGTTATTCACCAATCAATTCGGCCCACAAGCTTATGGTAAGCATCAACGAGCTCTCGATTCGCTAAGCTTCTTAACCACTGGAGACTTTGCTGTGATCCGCCGCCGCATTGAGCGACTCGAACCGGATCTATCTGCAGAGCAAGCACTAATAGAACTTACTGTAATCAATAAAAACAAAGGCCACAAAGCCCCGGTTGGGTTTGTGGCGTAA
- a CDS encoding DDE-type integrase/transposase/recombinase translates to MKKRHNLFYEMEIKRPEQALVSDTTYVRSDEGVHYLSLVTDAYSRRIMGYELSHEMKAEDTAKALNRAVRSWSYSDECIHHFA, encoded by the coding sequence ATGAAGAAGCGCCATAACCTGTTTTATGAGATGGAGATAAAGCGGCCAGAGCAGGCATTAGTAAGCGATACCACCTATGTACGGAGTGATGAGGGTGTCCACTATCTGTCGCTCGTTACTGACGCTTATTCACGCCGAATCATGGGCTACGAGCTAAGCCATGAGATGAAGGCAGAAGATACAGCTAAGGCACTCAACCGGGCGGTAAGGAGCTGGAGTTACTCAGATGAGTGTATTCATCACTTTGCCTAG
- a CDS encoding GGDEF domain-containing protein, translating to MSDVITLNRNLFDHLANELQVGLMLLDSKQRLISWNQPLARYTGIAAVQAIGKTPKELLKRRAEQWVVNKLERKIVKSKLGKLWEEPNSVLLAEPWMKLGDVDLYHEISDGEGNEYSAALVYGINALINENQLLHEANSRLKQQARLDSFTGLLEKTTWLGQVEQELGLSHQQGGQSTLMIMDFNGFKQINDNHGHVAGDKALKFVADLLKQNIRQQDLACRWGGDEFTLLLPNTETEDAQQIFQRFAAAVEQQAVQALGFEVSLSVGLAPLSYQFRNPSDWINAADEGLYQAKAER from the coding sequence ATGTCTGATGTCATCACCCTAAACCGCAACCTGTTCGATCATCTGGCGAATGAGTTGCAGGTCGGGCTTATGCTGCTGGATAGCAAACAACGCCTGATCAGCTGGAATCAGCCGTTGGCACGGTATACCGGCATAGCCGCTGTGCAGGCCATCGGTAAAACGCCCAAGGAGCTGTTAAAGCGTCGAGCCGAGCAATGGGTCGTCAATAAATTGGAGCGCAAAATTGTGAAGTCCAAGCTGGGCAAGCTCTGGGAAGAGCCGAACAGTGTCTTGTTGGCTGAGCCTTGGATGAAACTGGGCGACGTTGATCTGTACCACGAGATCAGTGACGGTGAAGGCAACGAGTACAGCGCGGCCTTGGTGTATGGGATCAATGCGCTGATCAACGAAAACCAACTGCTGCACGAGGCCAACAGCCGGCTTAAACAGCAAGCCCGGCTCGACAGCTTTACCGGACTGTTAGAGAAAACCACTTGGTTGGGCCAGGTGGAGCAGGAGCTTGGATTAAGCCATCAGCAGGGGGGGCAGTCGACCCTAATGATCATGGACTTTAACGGCTTTAAACAGATCAACGATAACCACGGCCATGTGGCGGGCGATAAGGCACTTAAGTTTGTTGCCGATTTGCTCAAGCAGAACATACGCCAGCAAGATCTGGCCTGTCGCTGGGGCGGTGATGAGTTCACCCTATTGCTGCCCAATACCGAGACTGAGGATGCGCAACAGATTTTTCAGCGTTTTGCTGCTGCGGTGGAACAGCAAGCAGTCCAGGCACTGGGCTTTGAGGTGTCACTGTCGGTGGGCTTGGCGCCGTTGAGCTACCAGTTTCGCAACCCGAGTGATTGGATTAATGCCGCCGATGAAGGCCTATATCAGGCCAAAGCGGAGCGATAA
- a CDS encoding helix-turn-helix transcriptional regulator, protein MSKIPPNIRIAQLAKMLLDGQCLEKHALAAQFNVDEKTIRRDFAALAVLGTTKTSAGTVMTNPLHKQVAQLADLGGLSEYQRLRRLALERVELDKHSETVRQRQLEKHRAFVDSITDVAKPKAAQTLEQDKRFIALFDAIERRQTLSFSYRRSDGQKKHYEGVQPYFIRRYESAYYVVCFHQEIIKPFRLEGLERLVVGACFPLVPEVLSRIQARDTIYFGKTTPAKIWVANDAIHYFERKQLLPNQQSGFVTFRGGYIIDCAYSAEVEILPIIKHWLPRIKVLAPKALRDALMDDLQRYLAEPQLEPAASWSPKEKAVS, encoded by the coding sequence ATGTCAAAAATCCCCCCCAATATCCGTATTGCTCAACTCGCTAAGATGTTGCTCGATGGCCAATGCCTTGAGAAACATGCTCTGGCCGCGCAGTTTAATGTAGACGAGAAAACCATTCGGCGTGACTTCGCTGCACTGGCGGTACTGGGTACCACCAAAACATCGGCTGGCACGGTGATGACCAACCCGCTGCACAAACAAGTAGCGCAGTTGGCTGATTTGGGCGGGTTGTCAGAATACCAGCGACTGCGCAGGTTGGCACTGGAGCGGGTCGAGTTGGATAAGCACAGCGAGACCGTGCGGCAGCGCCAGCTGGAAAAACACCGCGCTTTTGTCGACAGTATTACCGATGTGGCGAAGCCGAAGGCAGCGCAAACGCTGGAGCAAGATAAGCGGTTTATCGCACTATTTGATGCGATTGAGCGACGCCAAACGCTGAGCTTCAGCTATCGTCGGTCGGATGGGCAAAAGAAGCATTATGAAGGTGTGCAGCCCTACTTCATTCGCCGTTATGAGTCGGCATATTACGTGGTCTGCTTCCATCAGGAGATTATCAAACCATTTCGGCTTGAAGGCTTAGAGCGGTTGGTCGTGGGGGCATGTTTTCCCCTTGTGCCAGAGGTGCTCAGTCGGATCCAGGCCAGAGACACCATCTACTTTGGTAAGACGACTCCGGCCAAGATTTGGGTCGCGAACGACGCCATTCACTATTTCGAGCGTAAGCAGCTGTTACCCAACCAGCAATCCGGATTTGTGACCTTTCGAGGGGGCTACATTATCGATTGTGCCTATAGTGCTGAAGTCGAAATACTGCCGATCATCAAGCATTGGTTGCCGCGGATTAAGGTATTGGCACCGAAGGCATTGCGTGATGCCTTAATGGATGATCTACAACGCTATTTAGCCGAGCCCCAACTTGAGCCGGCGGCCAGTTGGAGCCCGAAAGAAAAGGCTGTGTCGTAG
- a CDS encoding TetR/AcrR family transcriptional regulator: protein MANIKDKILKNAAILIATEGLSSFSFTKLAKHCCCSKSTLYCNFDSKENLIIGIYIKNIDEITTFNQYLLSLKDLAPNDKMVLACMYDVVRVAMNHSDSDRISLISATPSVYHFGSNDLLDQLKLSLSELNETFKKIEDEFVNDDIATAKEVHRLVNAYRIHARGIVSSISNEPYLKNCISMTLEELYNDFNSITISGFSLGSKMKFDESFNLINEFLLNREQ from the coding sequence ATGGCTAACATTAAAGATAAAATACTTAAAAATGCCGCAATATTAATTGCTACAGAAGGCCTCTCTTCTTTTTCATTTACAAAACTAGCAAAACACTGTTGCTGTTCAAAATCAACACTGTATTGCAACTTTGACAGTAAAGAAAACTTGATTATTGGTATATACATTAAAAATATTGATGAAATAACAACATTTAATCAATATTTACTGTCGCTGAAAGACTTAGCCCCAAATGACAAGATGGTACTTGCTTGCATGTACGACGTGGTTAGAGTTGCAATGAACCATAGTGATAGCGACAGAATATCATTAATCTCTGCAACTCCTAGTGTTTATCATTTTGGCTCTAACGATTTACTAGACCAACTAAAATTATCGCTGTCAGAATTGAATGAAACCTTTAAAAAAATAGAGGATGAATTCGTAAATGATGATATCGCTACAGCAAAAGAAGTACACCGGCTTGTAAATGCATATCGTATACATGCCAGAGGCATTGTTAGCTCGATTTCAAATGAACCATACCTTAAAAACTGTATTAGTATGACGCTCGAGGAGCTCTACAATGATTTTAACTCAATCACTATTTCCGGCTTCAGTTTAGGGTCCAAAATGAAATTTGACGAGTCATTTAATTTAATCAATGAATTCCTGTTAAATCGAGAACAATAG
- a CDS encoding FAD-binding protein — protein MNNSKANLSRRKFIKGAGASSVAAVMGTSFSANAMENNPKSVYEEIYGDDVNSIYTKKGTSPGPKGPIGFEDRKISNSEIAKSYDFDVAVVGGGIAGLIAALKAAEDGAKVVLLEKMTKGRGIFECFGSVDSRTQREANIKTNKAELLDEIHRSADYRIGPDVVRTYVEKSGEATDFMEKMFNKGERGVVISPMPLKPKYPNTGAPVIDAECMFYNTPGLPKNVKFRSGFVGVQIIKDLANTAMKHPNIETKYSTPAVQLVTNGSGQVTGVIAKENNEYIKVNTNKGVILASGGYDANPEMMKAFLRPEDYSSASWWNPSWGTTGDGHMMGLKVGAAMDPVPHSVMNFTFGSPESFHIPAVRTLRAMGLYAIVNDEGKRFVREDVAFQSISNATNRQATQGKKSWLLFDDTMISKNKDIFDKAIASFETLKAKGWLFEGNSPRELEAALDVPNGNLVNTIEKFNSFKLKGVDADFNRDMEFAKEFNGKKYYALLCNSVILATVSGLIIDENGRVLNEKGEAIKGLYAAGNASGDFFSGNYPRHIPGTSIGRAITFGYLSAKHAVKGA, from the coding sequence ATGAATAATTCAAAAGCTAACCTATCAAGACGTAAGTTCATCAAAGGTGCTGGCGCTTCAAGTGTTGCAGCGGTAATGGGTACATCTTTCTCGGCTAACGCGATGGAAAATAACCCAAAAAGTGTTTACGAAGAAATATATGGCGATGATGTAAATTCGATTTATACCAAGAAAGGTACATCACCAGGGCCAAAAGGCCCTATCGGCTTTGAAGATCGTAAAATAAGTAATAGTGAAATAGCTAAATCGTATGATTTTGATGTTGCAGTTGTTGGTGGTGGTATTGCAGGTTTGATTGCAGCACTAAAAGCAGCTGAAGACGGCGCTAAGGTTGTCCTACTTGAGAAAATGACCAAGGGTCGAGGTATTTTCGAATGCTTTGGTAGCGTTGATTCACGAACCCAAAGAGAAGCAAACATTAAAACCAATAAAGCTGAATTGCTCGATGAAATTCACCGTTCAGCTGACTACCGTATTGGTCCAGATGTAGTCCGGACATACGTAGAAAAATCAGGCGAAGCAACTGACTTCATGGAGAAAATGTTTAATAAGGGCGAGCGAGGAGTGGTAATTTCTCCAATGCCATTAAAGCCTAAGTACCCGAACACTGGTGCACCTGTAATTGATGCCGAATGTATGTTCTACAACACTCCTGGATTGCCAAAAAATGTTAAGTTCAGAAGTGGCTTTGTTGGGGTTCAAATTATCAAAGATCTCGCTAACACCGCGATGAAACACCCTAACATCGAGACTAAATATAGTACTCCAGCGGTGCAATTAGTAACTAATGGCTCAGGTCAAGTAACTGGTGTTATCGCCAAAGAAAATAACGAGTACATTAAAGTAAATACAAACAAAGGCGTTATTCTTGCCTCCGGCGGCTATGATGCTAACCCTGAAATGATGAAAGCATTTTTGCGACCAGAAGATTACTCATCAGCCTCTTGGTGGAACCCTTCTTGGGGAACGACCGGTGATGGACATATGATGGGGTTAAAGGTTGGCGCAGCTATGGATCCGGTTCCTCATTCTGTTATGAACTTTACTTTTGGTAGCCCTGAGTCGTTTCATATTCCTGCGGTCCGTACATTAAGAGCAATGGGTCTCTACGCCATTGTTAATGATGAAGGAAAACGTTTTGTTCGCGAAGACGTTGCATTCCAGTCAATATCAAACGCAACCAACAGACAGGCAACACAAGGTAAAAAGAGTTGGCTGCTGTTTGATGACACGATGATTTCAAAAAACAAGGATATTTTTGACAAAGCAATAGCTTCATTCGAAACCTTAAAAGCTAAAGGATGGTTATTCGAAGGGAATAGCCCACGCGAGTTAGAAGCCGCACTAGATGTTCCTAATGGAAATTTGGTAAATACAATAGAAAAATTTAACTCCTTCAAGCTTAAAGGCGTTGATGCAGACTTCAATCGTGATATGGAGTTTGCGAAAGAGTTTAATGGTAAAAAATATTATGCCTTGCTATGTAACAGTGTAATCCTTGCAACAGTAAGTGGTCTAATTATTGATGAGAACGGCAGGGTATTAAACGAAAAGGGTGAAGCTATCAAAGGGCTTTATGCCGCTGGTAATGCATCTGGAGATTTCTTCTCTGGTAACTATCCCCGTCACATACCAGGTACATCCATAGGGCGTGCCATTACCTTCGGTTATTTATCAGCTAAGCATGCAGTTAAAGGAGCTTAA
- a CDS encoding cytochrome c3 family protein: protein MLFSSKSKYSLLLASFLIMSSNVALAASSATEIDSMHQGFDTAQQCMECHGSYQENAENTAHLGKWNPHDSIHGGYVDCTNCHQQNKVEKNYCSYCHDYKPALKN, encoded by the coding sequence ATGCTATTTTCCTCTAAAAGTAAATATTCCCTCTTACTCGCGTCATTCTTAATCATGAGCTCTAATGTCGCATTAGCGGCGAGTAGTGCAACCGAAATTGACAGTATGCACCAAGGGTTTGATACCGCTCAACAATGTATGGAGTGCCACGGCTCATACCAAGAGAACGCTGAAAACACGGCTCATCTAGGAAAGTGGAATCCGCATGATTCAATTCATGGCGGTTACGTAGATTGCACCAATTGTCACCAACAAAACAAAGTTGAAAAAAATTACTGCTCATACTGTCATGACTATAAGCCAGCACTCAAAAACTAG
- a CDS encoding pilus assembly FimT family protein gives MDRSSTGYSLVELVVTIVLIALLSAVAVPKFISLSQDSKASALAGVASAMRSGLQMIYAKSSAVDQDGVSGTIVIDGVDIPLHNGYPAVDGDDGFEEINQQVKAWLDIDSVPRDEAILNPTNATFFTDKSSASNWIFIFFTEDRAVKSTRFLCYVLYTNSGDEGPTVTIYSSDC, from the coding sequence ATGGATAGATCGAGTACGGGTTATTCCCTGGTTGAATTAGTTGTCACCATCGTGTTAATAGCCTTGTTAAGTGCTGTAGCGGTGCCTAAATTCATCTCTTTGTCGCAAGACAGCAAAGCGAGCGCCTTAGCTGGGGTAGCTAGTGCCATGCGTAGTGGTTTACAGATGATTTATGCCAAAAGCAGCGCTGTTGATCAGGATGGGGTTAGTGGCACGATAGTGATCGATGGAGTTGATATACCGCTGCATAACGGTTATCCCGCAGTGGATGGAGATGATGGATTTGAGGAAATTAACCAACAGGTTAAGGCTTGGCTTGATATCGATAGCGTCCCTCGAGATGAGGCAATCTTGAACCCAACCAACGCAACCTTCTTTACTGATAAGTCATCAGCAAGCAATTGGATTTTTATCTTTTTCACTGAAGATAGGGCGGTCAAAAGCACTAGGTTTTTATGTTATGTGCTTTACACAAATAGTGGTGACGAAGGCCCTACAGTGACCATCTACTCTTCCGATTGTTGA